In a genomic window of Comamonadaceae bacterium OTU4NAUVB1:
- a CDS encoding NAD(P)H-quinone oxidoreductase gives MKAIEITTFGAPEVLRVADRPDPVAGPGELLIRVAASGVNRPDVLQRTGNYPVPPGASDLPGLEVAGEVVSGDAQALAAAGLAIGDHVCALVAGGGYAQLCVAPVAQCLPVPRGWSDVEAATLPETFFTVWSNVFMRGRLQKGETLLVQGGSSGIGVTAIQLGKAMGATVIVTAGSDDKCEACKTFGADHAINYKTSDFVEEVKRLTGGKGADVVLDMVAGSYVAREIECLADDGRIVIIAVQGGAKSEVNVAQVLRRRLTITGSTLRPRPVAFKGEIARALRETVWPLLENGTVKHAIHSSFAAIGDAQGGTSGAAQAHTLMESNQHIGKIVLTW, from the coding sequence ATGAAAGCCATTGAAATCACGACTTTCGGCGCGCCCGAGGTCCTGCGCGTTGCCGATCGGCCCGATCCGGTCGCCGGCCCGGGCGAATTGCTGATTCGCGTGGCGGCCAGCGGGGTCAACCGCCCCGACGTGTTGCAGCGCACCGGCAACTACCCGGTGCCGCCCGGCGCCTCCGACCTGCCCGGCCTGGAGGTCGCGGGCGAGGTCGTCTCGGGCGACGCCCAGGCGTTGGCTGCGGCCGGCCTGGCGATTGGCGACCATGTCTGCGCGCTCGTTGCCGGAGGGGGCTACGCGCAGTTGTGCGTGGCTCCCGTCGCGCAGTGCCTGCCCGTGCCTCGCGGCTGGAGCGACGTCGAGGCGGCCACGCTGCCCGAGACCTTCTTCACCGTCTGGAGCAACGTCTTCATGCGGGGTCGCCTGCAGAAGGGCGAGACGCTGCTCGTCCAGGGCGGCTCGAGCGGCATCGGCGTGACGGCCATCCAGCTGGGCAAGGCCATGGGCGCGACGGTCATCGTCACGGCCGGCAGCGACGACAAGTGCGAGGCCTGCAAGACCTTCGGCGCCGACCATGCCATCAACTACAAGACGTCGGACTTCGTCGAGGAGGTCAAGCGCCTGACCGGTGGCAAGGGTGCCGACGTGGTACTCGACATGGTCGCCGGCAGTTACGTGGCGCGCGAGATCGAGTGCCTGGCCGACGACGGACGCATCGTCATCATCGCCGTGCAGGGCGGTGCCAAGAGCGAGGTCAACGTCGCCCAGGTGCTGCGCCGGCGACTGACCATCACCGGTTCGACCTTGCGGCCCCGGCCGGTGGCCTTCAAGGGCGAGATCGCCCGCGCGCTGCGCGAGACGGTCTGGCCCCTGCTCGAGAACGGCACCGTCAAGCACGCGATCCACAGCAGTTTCGCCGCGATCGGCGACGCGCAGGGCGGCACCAGCGGTGCCGCACAGGCCCATACCCTCATGGAATCGAACCAGCACATCGGCAAGATCGTGCTGACCTGGTGA
- the tpiA gene encoding triose-phosphate isomerase, translating to MTNRKLIAGNWKMNGSLAANEALVNALRRDIGAPACDVALCVPSPYLAQVQALVAGSPLALGAQDISARPHGAFTGEKSASMLKEFGVRYAIVGHSERREYHREADDHVAAKAGAALGAGITPIVCVGETLAEREAGQTEEVVKRQLAAVIHANGHCISEIVVAYEPIWAIGTGRTATPEQAQSVHAVLRAQLHHAASDHAAGIRILYGGSMNAANAAELLAQPDIDGGLIGGASLKAPDFLKIIAAAG from the coding sequence ATGACGAACAGGAAGCTGATCGCGGGCAACTGGAAGATGAACGGCAGCCTGGCGGCCAACGAGGCCCTGGTAAATGCCCTGCGCCGCGACATCGGCGCGCCGGCATGCGATGTCGCGCTGTGCGTGCCGTCGCCCTACCTGGCGCAGGTGCAGGCGCTGGTGGCGGGGTCTCCGCTCGCCCTGGGTGCGCAGGACATCTCGGCCCGCCCGCATGGGGCCTTCACGGGAGAGAAGTCGGCTTCCATGCTGAAGGAGTTCGGGGTGCGCTATGCGATCGTGGGGCATTCGGAGCGCCGCGAATACCACCGCGAGGCCGACGACCACGTGGCCGCGAAGGCGGGAGCTGCCCTGGGGGCCGGCATCACGCCGATCGTGTGCGTGGGTGAGACGTTGGCCGAGCGCGAAGCAGGGCAAACCGAGGAGGTCGTGAAGCGTCAGCTCGCCGCCGTCATCCATGCCAACGGCCACTGCATCAGCGAGATCGTCGTCGCCTACGAGCCGATCTGGGCCATCGGCACCGGCAGGACGGCGACGCCGGAGCAGGCGCAGTCGGTGCATGCCGTGCTGCGCGCGCAACTGCATCACGCCGCCAGCGACCATGCGGCCGGCATCCGCATCCTCTATGGCGGCAGCATGAACGCCGCCAACGCCGCCGAACTGCTGGCGCAGCCCGACATCGACGGGGGGCTCATCGGCGGTGCTTCGCTCAAGGCGCCGGATTTTCTGAAGATCATCGCTGCCGCCGGCTGA
- the secG gene encoding preprotein translocase subunit SecG, producing the protein MNVVLNILVGVQMLTALVMIGLILVQHGKGADMGAAFGSGSAGSLFGASGSANFLSRTTAVLAAVFFVTTLLLAYFSHSGPVGGGSLLERATTGVPIPAVAPASAPVPSGTASQIPSGNPAPAAPAAPAVQAVPTPAPAAPAPGTGPAQ; encoded by the coding sequence ATGAACGTGGTTCTCAACATTCTGGTGGGCGTGCAGATGCTCACCGCCCTGGTGATGATCGGCTTGATCCTGGTCCAGCACGGCAAGGGCGCCGACATGGGCGCGGCGTTCGGCAGCGGCAGTGCCGGCAGCTTGTTCGGCGCGAGCGGAAGCGCCAATTTCCTGTCGCGCACGACGGCGGTGCTCGCGGCCGTCTTCTTCGTCACCACCCTGCTGCTGGCCTACTTCAGCCACAGCGGTCCAGTGGGAGGAGGCAGCCTGCTGGAACGGGCGACGACCGGCGTACCGATCCCGGCCGTCGCGCCGGCTTCGGCGCCCGTACCGTCCGGCACCGCATCGCAGATTCCGTCGGGCAATCCGGCACCGGCTGCGCCGGCGGCACCCGCCGTCCAAGCCGTTCCAACGCCGGCGCCGGCCGCTCCGGCGCCGGGCACCGGGCCTGCACAATAA
- a CDS encoding NADH-quinone oxidoreductase subunit A translates to MNLDSYLPVLLFILVGIGVGIAPQALGYLLGPNRPDAAKNSPYECGFEAFENARMQFDVRYYLVAILFILFDLEIAFLFPWAVAFTELTAQGATAFWAVVIFLTILVVGFVYEWKKGALDWE, encoded by the coding sequence ATGAACCTCGATTCCTACCTCCCCGTCCTGTTGTTCATCCTGGTCGGTATCGGGGTCGGCATCGCCCCCCAGGCGCTTGGCTATTTGCTCGGCCCCAATCGCCCGGACGCAGCCAAGAATTCCCCTTACGAGTGTGGTTTCGAAGCGTTCGAGAACGCGCGAATGCAGTTCGACGTTCGTTACTATCTCGTTGCGATCCTTTTCATTCTTTTCGATCTGGAAATCGCCTTTCTTTTCCCTTGGGCCGTGGCGTTCACCGAACTCACCGCGCAGGGCGCCACCGCGTTCTGGGCGGTGGTGATCTTCCTGACGATCCTGGTCGTGGGCTTCGTCTACGAGTGGAAAAAGGGCGCGCTCGATTGGGAATAG
- a CDS encoding NADH-quinone oxidoreductase subunit B encodes MAIEGVFKEGFVTTSYDSVVNWAKTGSLWPMTFGLACCAVEMMHAAAARYDIGRFGAEVFRASPRQSDLMIVAGTLCNKMAPALRKVYDQMAEPRWVLSMGSCANGGGYYHYSYSVVRGCDRVVPVDVYVPGCPPTAEALIYGIIQLQQKVRRTNTIARA; translated from the coding sequence ATGGCCATTGAAGGCGTTTTCAAAGAAGGTTTCGTCACCACGTCGTACGACTCCGTGGTGAACTGGGCGAAGACCGGTTCGCTGTGGCCCATGACCTTCGGTCTGGCCTGCTGCGCGGTAGAGATGATGCATGCCGCTGCTGCGCGATACGACATCGGGCGTTTCGGTGCCGAAGTCTTTCGCGCCAGCCCCCGCCAGTCCGACCTCATGATCGTCGCTGGCACGCTGTGCAACAAGATGGCCCCCGCGCTGCGCAAGGTCTATGACCAGATGGCGGAGCCACGCTGGGTGCTGTCGATGGGCTCATGCGCCAATGGGGGTGGTTACTACCACTACAGTTATTCGGTGGTGCGCGGTTGCGACCGCGTCGTGCCGGTGGATGTGTACGTGCCCGGCTGTCCGCCGACGGCCGAGGCGCTCATCTACGGGATCATCCAGCTGCAGCAGAAGGTGCGGCGTACCAACACCATCGCGCGCGCGTGA
- a CDS encoding NADH-quinone oxidoreductase subunit C — protein sequence MTAFAIDSADLQKSVERALGDKLKSATVALGELTLVVKAADYLDAMRLLRDAPDCRFEQLMDLCGVDYSAYRDSVWEGLRYCVVVHLLSVDFNQRVRVKVFCPDDDFPVLPSVMHLWSSANWFEREAFDLFGIVFEGHEDLRRILTDYGFIGHPFRKDFPLTGNVEMRYDEDLKRVVYQSVTIESREVTPRIIREENYGGPASRVLPR from the coding sequence ATGACAGCTTTTGCGATCGATTCGGCCGACCTTCAGAAATCCGTCGAGCGCGCGCTCGGCGACAAGCTCAAGAGTGCCACGGTGGCCCTGGGCGAGTTGACGCTGGTCGTCAAGGCGGCGGACTATTTGGACGCCATGCGCCTGCTGCGCGATGCGCCGGACTGCAGGTTCGAGCAACTCATGGACCTTTGCGGGGTCGATTATTCGGCCTATCGCGACAGCGTCTGGGAAGGTTTGCGGTATTGCGTGGTGGTGCACCTTCTGTCGGTGGATTTCAATCAGCGCGTGCGCGTCAAGGTGTTCTGTCCCGACGACGATTTCCCGGTGTTGCCGTCGGTCATGCACCTCTGGAGCTCGGCCAACTGGTTCGAGCGCGAGGCCTTCGATCTCTTCGGCATCGTGTTCGAAGGTCACGAGGACCTGCGCCGCATCCTGACCGACTACGGTTTCATCGGCCATCCTTTCCGCAAGGATTTCCCGCTCACCGGCAATGTCGAGATGCGCTACGACGAGGACCTCAAGCGGGTCGTCTACCAGTCCGTGACCATCGAGTCCCGCGAAGTCACGCCGCGCATCATCCGCGAGGAAAATTACGGGGGACCCGCATCCCGGGTCTTGCCCCGGTGA